One Mauremys mutica isolate MM-2020 ecotype Southern chromosome 9, ASM2049712v1, whole genome shotgun sequence DNA segment encodes these proteins:
- the ZBTB38 gene encoding zinc finger and BTB domain-containing protein 38, giving the protein MTVMSQSKDLKDDFHSDTVLSILNEQRIRGILCDVTIIVEDTKFKAHSNVLAASSLYFKNIFWSHTICISGHVLELDDLKAEVFTEILNYIYSSTVVVKRQETVTDLAAAGKKLGISFLEDLTDINFSDSPCPYAFCITEKGVVKEEKNEKRHEDSAITNGPRITNAFSIFETENNNNLFSPLDLRASFKKVSETIKATNVGLDRDDVGKDAEPASTLAEHSYAVSSGGDAFQGTPFLERDSSPLYTMSEDNYETLQTTPLLQPIKQACGTPKMAFKPQCTGLATAKISAPKVTNTEVQQEAVTDQAVIPFPHDKAGNLLFSTEEENKSANIPGSIATVIPPVYRCNCCTRSFDDRALLSTHLQLHTNHQEPLICKYCSKQFANLNRLENHEQVCRSSGSISVQSGNEQKILDNYTTTGERNGSSHGNTEPLLSENNITDYSSANCTLSETDHLVKVVDGQILYTCIVCKRSYVTLSSLRRHANVHSWRRTYPCHYCNKVFALAEYRTRHEIWHTGERRYQCIFCLETFMTYYILKNHQKSFHAIDHRLAVNKKTPNGGLKPSMYPYKLYRLLPMKCRRLPYKSYQNSSFENVQASNQVNEATSSTCIIQNSLNSELPSLNFQNNILTNNTTISLNTSSCNDATSSMNIQNVSPWAVGMLNSDLQSDFFTAEKSVPQAAKELSSGSQECDSSVLSFSNVSENSTSVINYSCSAPSVIMHSSRVSSVIMHSNAVTSMGSSKTISSNNTASQSIKDDCKHGSDNYGKGITKAKTIKEKKKTLLYNRGETLEELEYITGSGGSSNKTIDTVQESSKTETYIAKPALPGTSTDSNVAPLCQITVKIGNEAIVKRHILGSKLFYKRGRRSKRESEQDNQPQETETERKERSPARLCRSECMELTEMCDDVSDQDSNDKPWRPYYNYKPKKKSKQLRKMRKVKWRKNHGNKNSSSESENTCNREYALRKIPEEKGISKEGNTEMPNLHCELCEREKSSTEEIQEPIHWHVPTSKPYICELCQKQFQSPSTLKMHMRCHTGEKPYTCKTCGKCFSVPGNLQKHERIHLGVKDFVCQYCSKAFTLNETLKIHERIHTGEKRYHCQFCLQSFLYLSTKRNHEQRHVHEHNGKGYACLQCPKICKTAAALGMHQKKHLFKSPSQQDRKEYLCNESSKDLENQHFIDSDGNEVNSIQSMTPDVVL; this is encoded by the coding sequence atGACAGTCATGTCCCAGTCAAAGGATCTCAAGGATGACTTTCATAGTGATACGGTACTCTCCATTTTAAATGAACAGCGCATTCGGGGTATTTTATGTGATGTCACTATAATTGTGGAAGATACCAAATTTAAAGCCCACAGTAATGTACTAGCAGCTTCAAGCctttatttcaaaaatattttttggagTCATACGATCTGTATTTCTGGACATGTCCTGGAGTTAGATGATCTTAAGGCTGAAGTGTTTACTGAAATACTTAATTATATCTACAGTTCCACAGTAGTTGTTAAAAGACAGGAGACTGTAACAGACCTTGCAGCTGCAGGGAAAAAACTGGGAATATCGTTTCTGGAAGATCTTACAGACATTAATTTTTCAGATTCCCCCTGTCCGTATGCATTTTGTATAACTGAAAAAGGGGtggtcaaagaagaaaaaaatgaaaaaagacacGAAGATTCAGCTATCACAAACGGGCCAAGAATCACAAATGCTTTTTCAATTTTTGaaactgaaaataataataatttgttttcTCCACTTGACTTGAGAGCAAGTTTTAAAAAGGTATCTGAGACAATTAAAGCAACCAATGTTGGCCTTGATAGGGATGATGTTGGAAAAGATGCTGAGCCAGCCAGTACGTTAGCTGAACACTCCTATGCAGTTTCTTCTGGAGGTGATGCTTTTCAAGGAACTCCTTTTTTAGAACGTGACAGCAGCCCTCTGTATACAATGAGTGAAGACAATTATGAAACTCTTCAGACAACACCTCTACTTCAACCAATAAAACAAGCATGTGGTACACCAAAGATGGCCTTTAAACCCCAGTGTACTGGTTTGGCTACAGCAAAAATATCAGCCCCCAAAGTAACCAATACAGAGGTTCAACAAGAAGCAGTTACAGATCAAGCGGTTATTCCTTTCCCTCATGATAAGGCAGGAAACTTACTTTTTTCCACAGAAGAGGAAAATAAATCTGCTAACATCCCTGGATCCATAGCAACTGTTATTCCACCTGTTTACAGATGTAACTGTTGTACCAGATCATTTGATGACAGAGCTTTACTCAGTACTCATCTTCAGCTTCACACAAATCATCAGGAACCTTTAATATGCAAATACTGCAGCAAACAATTTGCAAATCTTAACAGACTGGAGAATCATGAACAAGTCTGTAGGAGTTCAGGCAGCATATCTGTTCAGAGTGGAAATGAACAAAAAATTTTAGATAACTATACTACTACTGGTGAAAGAAATGGAAGCTCACATGGAAACACAGAGCCTCTGTTGTCTGAAAACAATATTACTGATTACTCCAGTGCAAACTGCACCTTGTCAGAAACAGATCATTTGGTTAAAGTTGTTGATGGGCAGATATTATATACATGCATTGTTTGCAAACGTAGCTATGTAACATTGTCTAGCCTTCGAAGACATGCAAATGTGCATTCATGGAGAAGAACTTATCCTTGCCATTACTGCAACAAAGTGTTTGCATTAGCTGAATATCGTACCAGACATGAAATCtggcacacaggggaaaggcGTTATCAGTGCATTTTCTGCCTTGAGACTTTCATGACCTATTATATACTAAAAAATCATCAGAAATCTTTCCATGCAATTGACCATCGACTTGCAGTAAATAAAAAAACACCTAATGGAGGCTTAAAGCCTAGCATGTATCCTTACAAACTTTATAGGCTTTTACCTATGAAATGCAGAAGGCTACCTTATAAGTCCTACCAGAATTCTTCGTTTGAAAATGTACAGGCAAGCAACCAAGTTAATGAAGCAACTTCTAGTACCTGCATTATTCAGAATTCTCTCAACTCTGAACTACCTTCGCTGAATTTTCAAAATAATATATTAACAAACAATACCACTATTTCCTTGAATACATCTTCATGCAATGATGCAACATCATCTATGAATATTCAGAATGTTTCACCTTGGGCAGTAGGAATGTTAAATTCTGACCTACAAAGTGACTTTTTTACTGCAGAAAAATCAGTGCCCCAAGCTGCAAAGGAACTTAGTTCTGGTTCTCAGGAATGTGATTCCTCCGTTCTGTCTTTCAGTAATGTGAGTGAAAATTCAACCTCTGTTATTAACTATAGCTGCTCAGCACCCTCGGTTATAATGCACAGTAGTAGAGTCTCATCAGTAATAATGCACAGTAATGCAGTCACTTCTATGGGAAGCAGTAAGACAATATCCTCCAATAATACAGCCAGTCAGTCCATAAAAGATGACTGTAAACATGGGTCAGATAATTACGGCAAAGGCATTACTAAAGCAAAaactattaaagaaaaaaagaaaacacttcTGTACAATAGAGGAGAAACACTCGAGGAGTTAGAGTATATTACAGGATCCGGAGGTTCATCTAACAAGACTATAGATACTGTTCAAGAATCAAGTAAAACTGAAACCTACATTGCAAAGCCTGCCTTACCAGGAACATCTACTGATAGTAATGTTGCTCCCCTTTGTCAAATAACAGTAAAAATTGGGAATGAGGCTATTGTAAAAAGACATATTTTAGGATCCAAACTGTTTTATAAAAGAGGAAGAAGGTCTAAACGTGAATCTGAACAGGACAATCAGCCTCAGGAGACtgaaacagagagaaaagaaagaagcCCAGCTAGGCTTTGCAGATCAGAATGTATGGAACTTACTGAAATGTGCGATGATGTAAGTGATCAGGATTCCAATGACAAACCCTGGAGACCTTATTATAATTACAAACCAAAAAAGAAATCtaaacagctaagaaaaatgagAAAAGTCAAATGGAGGAAGAATCATGGAAACAAGAACTCCAGTAGTGAAAGTGAAAATACGTGCAATAGAGAGTATGCACTTAGAAAAATTCCTGAAGAAAAGGGCATCAGTAAAGAAGGAAACACAGAAATGCCTAATCTTCATTGTGAGCTCTGTGAGCGAGAGAAATCTTCCACCGAAGAAATCCAGGAACCTATACATTGGCATGTACCTACTTCAAAGCCTTATATTTGTGAATTATGCCAAAAGCAGTTCCAGAGCCCATCCACACTAAAAATGCATATGAGATGTCATACTGGAGAAAAGCCGTATACTTGTAAAACCTGTGGTAAGTGTTTTTCAGTTCCAGGAAACCTACAGAAACATGAACGTATTCACTTGGGTGTCAAGGATTTTGTCTGTCAATATTGTAGTAAAGCATTCACTTTAAATGAAACGCTCAAAATACATGAAAGAATACATACTGGAGAAAAACGCTACCACTGTCAATTCTGTTTACAGAGTTTTTTATATCTTTCTACCAAAAGGAATCATGAGCAAAGACATGTACATGAACACAATGGAAAAGGATATGCTTGTCTTCAGTGCCCTAAAATTTGCAAGACAGCAGCTGCTCTTGGAATGCACCAGAAGAAACATCTATTCAAAAGCCCAAGTCAACAGGATAGAAAAGAGTATTTGTGTAATGAAAGCTCTAAAGATTTGGAAAATCAACATTTCATTGACTCAGATGGGAACGAAGTGAATAGTATACAGAGTATGACTCCAGACGTTGTACTTTGA